A stretch of Allostreptomyces psammosilenae DNA encodes these proteins:
- a CDS encoding class E sortase: MEAPEDSPRAAAEPRRAPRRGALAVATSALGELLITLGVVMGLFVVYSLWWTNVLANQEADQAADQVRDQWAEAPPSEPGVPFDAEGGLGFLHIPRFGDDYEVLIEKGTTDEVLDGGVAGYYTEPYAAAMPWEEEGNFSLAAHRDGHGAKFHNLHQLREGDQIVVETRDTWYVYTVDATLPETTRYDTGVIAPVPEKAGYEEPGRYITLTTCTPMYTSRYRMVVWGSLTEEIPVDDQRTPPPALQAAAPDQG; encoded by the coding sequence GTGGAGGCCCCGGAGGACTCCCCCCGGGCCGCCGCGGAGCCCCGGCGGGCACCGCGCCGGGGGGCGCTCGCGGTGGCCACCAGCGCGCTCGGCGAGCTGCTGATCACCCTCGGCGTGGTCATGGGCCTGTTCGTGGTCTACTCCCTGTGGTGGACCAACGTGCTGGCCAACCAGGAGGCCGACCAGGCCGCCGACCAGGTCCGCGACCAGTGGGCCGAGGCCCCGCCGAGCGAACCCGGGGTGCCCTTCGACGCGGAGGGCGGCCTGGGCTTCCTGCACATCCCGCGCTTCGGCGACGACTACGAGGTGCTGATCGAGAAGGGCACCACGGACGAGGTGCTGGACGGCGGCGTCGCCGGCTACTACACCGAGCCCTACGCCGCCGCCATGCCGTGGGAGGAGGAGGGCAACTTCAGCCTGGCGGCGCACCGGGACGGCCACGGCGCCAAGTTCCACAACCTGCACCAGCTGCGCGAGGGCGACCAGATCGTGGTGGAGACCCGGGACACCTGGTACGTCTACACCGTCGACGCCACCCTGCCGGAGACCACCCGCTACGACACCGGCGTGATCGCCCCCGTCCCGGAGAAGGCCGGCTACGAAGAGCCCGGCCGCTACATCACGCTGACCACCTGCACGCCGATGTACACCTCGCGCTACCGGATGGTGGTCTGGGGCTCGCTCACCGAGGAGATCCCGGTGGACGACCAGCGCACCCCGCCGCCCGCGCTCCAGGCCGCCGCCCCCGACCAGGGCTGA
- a CDS encoding aminodeoxychorismate/anthranilate synthase component II, translating into MNAPRGAGTGRAPGTPARILVVDNYDSFVYNLVQYLYQLGADCEVRRNDEVSCADADGYDGVLLSPGPGTPEQAGVCVEMVRYCADRDIPLFGVCLGLQSIATAFGAVVSRAPELLHGKTSSVFHEGAGVFAGLPSPFTATRYHSLAVEESTVPPELDITGRTESGVIMGLRHRERPVEGVQFHPESVLTEGGHRMLALWLARCGDPEAVHRSVGLAPVIGRQPAAIGASAG; encoded by the coding sequence GTGAACGCACCCCGCGGTGCGGGGACCGGGCGTGCGCCGGGCACGCCGGCCCGCATCCTGGTCGTCGACAACTACGACAGCTTCGTCTACAACCTGGTGCAGTACCTCTACCAGCTCGGCGCCGACTGCGAGGTCCGCCGCAACGACGAGGTGAGCTGCGCGGACGCCGACGGCTACGACGGCGTGCTGCTCTCCCCCGGCCCCGGAACACCGGAGCAGGCCGGGGTCTGCGTGGAGATGGTGCGGTACTGTGCCGACCGGGACATCCCCCTGTTCGGGGTCTGTCTGGGACTGCAGTCGATCGCGACCGCCTTCGGAGCCGTCGTCTCCCGTGCGCCGGAACTGCTGCACGGGAAGACCTCTTCGGTGTTCCATGAGGGGGCGGGTGTCTTCGCGGGCCTTCCCTCCCCGTTCACCGCGACGCGCTACCACTCGCTCGCGGTCGAGGAGTCCACGGTCCCGCCGGAACTCGACATCACCGGACGCACCGAGTCCGGTGTGATCATGGGGCTGCGCCACCGGGAACGCCCGGTCGAGGGGGTGCAGTTCCACCCGGAGTCCGTCCTCACCGAGGGCGGCCACCGAATGCTGGCGCTCTGGCTCGCCCGCTGCGGCGACCCGGAGGCCGTCCACCGGTCCGTCGGACTGGCGCCGGTCATCGGGCGGCAGCCGGCGGCCATCGGAGCGAGCGCGGGGTAG
- a CDS encoding PP2C family protein-serine/threonine phosphatase produces the protein MTLTLRFAAGSHKGMIREGNEDSGYAGPRLLAVADGMGGQAAGEVASSAVLSTLVDLDEDVPGADLLSLLENAVHRANDHLRAMVEEDPQLEGMGTTLTALLWSGNRLGLVHVGDSRAYLLRDGVLDQITQDHTWVQRLVDEGRITEEEAGTHPQRSLLMRALDGRGQVEPDLSIREVRLGDRYLICSDGLSGVVSAETLQETLLAYAQPADAIAELISLALRGGGPDNITCVVADVIDIDGPDALATPLHATPVVVGAVADGPPTATDNRVLRTPAGRAAQLGRGGAGGGAQEPGYGTGNAYADPPGAFGAHAGMPPAPGAANLGALDDAYTFVKPRRRGLWVWRALAIVVVLGLIGGGAYAGYRWTRTQYYIGIDGESVAIFRGINQDLPGVSLSDLYRREDINLSLLPRYQQEEIRKTIPADDLDDAEDRIEAFRHQAELCQLVADAAQDGGTQQETQQPAAQDDGKGTSEQERSPESSTPPQPPQDGQQGGTSTQPQAQPVAHTADTTGGTGPAATTTTATATATAGPGVVTQLLDVVQSTLGTTTSPSPGTTDPSTPTPDPSGKAGQESEPGTESTPQETDPLASLSPEDRQLAEQCSQP, from the coding sequence ATGACTCTGACGCTGCGTTTCGCGGCCGGATCACACAAGGGCATGATCCGGGAGGGCAACGAGGACTCCGGCTACGCCGGTCCCCGACTGCTCGCGGTGGCCGACGGCATGGGCGGGCAGGCCGCCGGCGAGGTGGCCAGCTCCGCGGTCCTGTCCACCCTGGTCGACCTCGACGAGGACGTTCCCGGCGCCGACCTGCTCTCCCTCCTCGAGAACGCCGTGCACCGCGCCAACGACCACCTGCGGGCCATGGTCGAGGAGGACCCGCAGCTGGAGGGCATGGGCACCACCCTGACCGCCCTGCTGTGGAGCGGCAACCGCCTGGGCCTGGTGCACGTCGGCGACTCCCGCGCCTACCTGCTGCGCGACGGCGTCCTCGACCAGATCACCCAGGACCACACCTGGGTGCAGCGCCTGGTCGACGAGGGCCGGATCACCGAGGAGGAGGCCGGCACCCACCCGCAGCGCTCCCTGCTGATGCGCGCCCTGGACGGCCGCGGCCAGGTCGAGCCCGACCTGTCCATCCGCGAGGTGCGCCTCGGCGACCGCTACCTGATCTGCAGCGACGGCCTCTCCGGCGTGGTCAGCGCGGAGACCCTCCAGGAGACCCTGCTCGCCTACGCCCAGCCCGCCGACGCCATCGCCGAACTGATCAGCCTCGCCCTGCGCGGCGGCGGCCCGGACAACATCACCTGCGTCGTCGCCGACGTCATCGACATCGACGGCCCCGACGCGCTCGCCACCCCGCTGCACGCCACCCCGGTCGTGGTCGGCGCCGTCGCCGACGGCCCGCCCACCGCCACCGACAACCGCGTGCTGCGCACCCCCGCCGGCCGCGCCGCCCAACTCGGCCGCGGCGGCGCCGGCGGCGGCGCGCAGGAGCCCGGCTACGGCACCGGCAACGCCTACGCCGACCCCCCCGGCGCCTTCGGGGCGCACGCCGGCATGCCCCCGGCCCCCGGCGCCGCGAACCTCGGCGCCCTGGACGACGCCTACACCTTCGTCAAGCCGCGCCGCCGCGGCCTGTGGGTCTGGCGCGCCCTGGCCATCGTCGTGGTGCTCGGCCTGATCGGCGGCGGCGCCTACGCCGGCTACCGGTGGACCCGCACCCAGTACTACATCGGCATCGACGGCGAGTCCGTCGCCATCTTCCGCGGCATCAACCAGGACCTGCCGGGCGTGAGCCTGTCCGACCTGTACCGCCGCGAGGACATCAACCTCTCCCTGCTCCCGCGCTACCAGCAGGAGGAGATCCGCAAGACCATCCCGGCGGACGACCTCGACGACGCCGAGGACCGCATCGAGGCCTTCCGCCACCAGGCCGAGCTGTGCCAGCTCGTCGCCGACGCCGCGCAGGACGGCGGCACCCAGCAGGAGACGCAGCAGCCCGCGGCGCAGGACGACGGCAAGGGCACCTCCGAGCAGGAACGCTCCCCCGAGTCCAGCACCCCCCCGCAGCCCCCCCAGGACGGGCAGCAGGGCGGGACGTCCACGCAGCCGCAGGCCCAGCCGGTCGCCCACACCGCCGACACCACCGGCGGCACCGGTCCGGCCGCCACCACGACCACCGCCACCGCCACCGCCACCGCCGGCCCGGGAGTCGTCACCCAGCTCCTCGACGTCGTCCAGTCCACCCTGGGCACCACCACCTCCCCCAGCCCCGGCACCACCGACCCGAGCACTCCCACGCCCGACCCCTCCGGGAAGGCCGGGCAGGAGAGCGAGCCGGGCACCGAGTCGACGCCGCAGGAGACCGACCCGCTGGCCTCCCTCTCCCCCGAGGACCGCCAGCTGGCCGAGCAGTGCAGCCAGCCGTAG
- a CDS encoding FHA domain-containing protein FhaB/FipA, with protein MSELTLTVMRLGFLAVLWLFVIVSVQVIRSDLFGTRVIQRPRSRDGRGGRQAQPPAGRPAPPARPDPRQQAAAPAPAPARRRGAPTQLVVTQGSLAGTTVTLQGQTITLGRARDSTIVVDDDYASSRHARIYPDSDGQWILEDLGSTNGTYLDRTRVTSPVPIPTGASVRIGQTVFELRR; from the coding sequence ATGTCAGAGCTGACCCTGACGGTCATGCGGCTGGGATTCCTCGCCGTGTTGTGGCTGTTCGTCATCGTCTCCGTGCAGGTCATCCGCAGTGACCTGTTCGGCACCCGGGTGATCCAGCGCCCACGGTCGCGCGACGGACGCGGCGGACGCCAGGCCCAGCCGCCGGCCGGCCGCCCCGCACCCCCGGCACGCCCGGACCCGCGCCAGCAGGCCGCGGCCCCCGCCCCCGCCCCGGCGCGCCGCCGCGGCGCGCCCACCCAGCTCGTGGTCACCCAGGGCTCGCTGGCCGGCACCACCGTCACCCTCCAGGGGCAGACCATCACCCTCGGGCGCGCCCGCGACTCCACGATCGTGGTCGACGACGACTACGCTTCCAGCCGCCATGCCAGGATCTACCCGGACAGCGACGGCCAGTGGATCCTCGAAGACCTCGGCTCGACCAACGGCACCTACCTCGACCGCACACGGGTCACCTCGCCGGTGCCGATCCCCACGGGCGCGTCGGTCCGCATCGGCCAGACCGTCTTCGAGCTGCGGAGGTAG
- a CDS encoding FtsW/RodA/SpoVE family cell cycle protein, with protein sequence MSTNTGATHTITPQGAPNRRNTELFMLGFAVLVPVFAYANVGMAETGTVPPGMLTYGAGLGALAVVAHLMVRRYAPYADPLMLPLATLLNGLGLVLIYRLDYDDSTASAPSQLMYSALGVALFLGVMLLLRDHRLLQRFTYISMVVALLLLISPLFFPRSELDFGARIWIRIGSFSIQPGEFAKIIICIFFAGYLMVRRDALALASRRFLGMYFPRGRDLGPIFLVWVLSLMILVFETDLGSSLLFFGLFVVMLYVATERTSWIVVGLLLSAAGAFVVGSIEPHVQSRVEDWLNPFHDWDNDVTGPTPGVPDGEPDHLVGQAMQALYSFGTGGVLGTGLGQGHPELIDFAMKSDFILTTVGEELGVAGMMALFLIYALLIERGLRTAIAARDPFGKLLAVGLSSVMALQVFVVAGGVMGLIPLTGMTLPFLAQGGSSVVTNWALVAILMKISDNARRPAPAPAPNPDVEETQVVRL encoded by the coding sequence CTGAGCACCAACACCGGGGCCACCCACACCATCACCCCGCAGGGCGCGCCCAACCGGCGCAACACCGAGCTGTTCATGCTCGGCTTCGCCGTGCTCGTCCCCGTCTTCGCCTACGCCAACGTCGGCATGGCCGAGACCGGAACCGTGCCGCCCGGCATGCTCACCTACGGCGCCGGCCTCGGCGCCCTCGCCGTCGTCGCCCACCTCATGGTCCGCCGCTACGCGCCCTACGCGGACCCGCTGATGCTGCCGCTGGCCACCCTGCTCAACGGGCTCGGCCTGGTGCTGATCTACCGGCTGGACTACGACGACTCGACGGCCTCCGCACCGTCCCAGCTGATGTACTCCGCGCTCGGCGTGGCGCTCTTCCTGGGCGTGATGCTGCTGCTGCGGGACCACCGGCTGCTCCAGCGCTTCACCTACATCTCCATGGTGGTGGCGCTGCTCCTGCTGATCTCGCCATTGTTCTTCCCCCGCAGCGAACTCGACTTCGGCGCGCGCATCTGGATCCGGATCGGCAGCTTCTCGATCCAGCCCGGCGAGTTCGCCAAGATCATCATCTGCATCTTCTTCGCCGGGTACCTGATGGTGCGGCGCGACGCCCTGGCCCTCGCCAGCCGGCGGTTCCTCGGCATGTACTTCCCGCGTGGCCGCGACCTCGGACCGATCTTCCTGGTCTGGGTCCTCAGCCTGATGATCCTGGTCTTCGAGACGGACCTCGGCAGCTCGCTGCTGTTCTTCGGCCTCTTCGTGGTGATGCTGTACGTCGCCACCGAGCGCACCAGCTGGATCGTCGTCGGCCTGCTGCTCTCGGCGGCCGGCGCCTTCGTGGTGGGCTCCATCGAGCCGCACGTGCAGAGCCGCGTCGAGGACTGGCTGAACCCGTTCCACGACTGGGACAACGACGTCACCGGACCCACCCCCGGTGTGCCGGACGGCGAACCGGACCACCTGGTCGGCCAGGCCATGCAGGCGCTCTACAGCTTCGGCACCGGCGGCGTGCTCGGCACGGGTCTGGGCCAGGGCCACCCCGAGCTGATCGACTTCGCGATGAAGAGCGACTTCATCCTCACCACCGTCGGTGAGGAGCTCGGTGTCGCCGGCATGATGGCGCTCTTCCTGATCTACGCCCTGCTCATCGAACGCGGCCTGCGCACCGCGATCGCCGCCCGCGACCCCTTCGGCAAGCTGCTCGCCGTGGGCCTGTCCTCGGTGATGGCCCTCCAGGTCTTCGTGGTCGCCGGCGGTGTGATGGGGCTGATTCCGCTGACCGGCATGACGCTGCCGTTCCTGGCCCAGGGTGGTTCCTCCGTGGTCACCAACTGGGCCCTGGTGGCCATCCTGATGAAGATCAGCGACAACGCCCGCCGCCCCGCCCCAGCCCCGGCGCCCAACCCGGACGTCGAGGAGACCCAGGTGGTGCGGCTGTGA
- a CDS encoding class E sortase, with translation MAGLAGTPDGAASASATALGGAGAAAGAGAGTATGAGPGTGGSAAGAARTAVPRPRAAAPRDAAGHTQPMPVIEEPIQYRTTVRRRAGAAAAGTTPDEAGRPTGLTRPGEADGAPYAPGIPSAPDTADTVGTPDTPGAPGSAQPDGSADALPQPGGRAARRRAAQEEARRGRRGGNRRPAPAGRRGAPAQPAPKESAGVVAARVGGELFITLGVVMVLFVVYQMWWTNVRGDAIAEDQIEQLEEAWRNIPDASELADPRDPGAFEPGTGFAVIYIPKLDVRAPIAESVDKEAVLDRGLVGHYTAPLESAMPWDEEGNFALAGHRNTHGEPFRYINQLQPGDEIVVETATTYYVYEMTSMLPQTSPSDIGVIDPIPPKSGFTEPGRYITLTTCTPEFTSTYRLIVWGKMVEERPREEGKPDALLGG, from the coding sequence CTGGCCGGCCTGGCGGGCACCCCGGACGGCGCGGCCTCGGCCTCCGCGACGGCCCTCGGCGGGGCCGGAGCGGCGGCCGGAGCGGGCGCCGGGACGGCAACGGGTGCCGGGCCCGGCACCGGCGGCTCGGCCGCCGGAGCGGCCCGGACCGCCGTCCCACGGCCCCGGGCCGCCGCGCCGCGCGACGCGGCCGGCCACACCCAGCCCATGCCGGTGATCGAGGAGCCGATCCAGTACCGCACCACCGTGCGCCGCCGGGCCGGCGCCGCGGCGGCCGGCACCACCCCGGACGAGGCGGGACGCCCCACCGGCCTCACCCGACCGGGTGAAGCCGACGGCGCGCCGTACGCCCCCGGAATCCCCAGCGCTCCCGACACCGCCGACACCGTCGGCACCCCCGACACTCCCGGCGCCCCCGGCTCGGCCCAGCCGGACGGCTCCGCCGACGCGCTCCCGCAGCCCGGCGGACGGGCCGCCCGCCGACGCGCCGCCCAGGAGGAGGCCCGGCGCGGCCGACGCGGGGGCAACCGCCGTCCGGCGCCGGCCGGCCGCCGGGGTGCCCCGGCGCAGCCCGCGCCCAAGGAGTCCGCCGGCGTCGTCGCCGCCCGTGTCGGCGGCGAACTGTTCATCACCCTCGGCGTGGTGATGGTGCTCTTCGTCGTCTACCAGATGTGGTGGACGAACGTCCGGGGCGACGCGATCGCCGAGGACCAGATCGAGCAGCTGGAGGAGGCGTGGCGGAACATCCCGGACGCCAGTGAGCTCGCCGACCCCCGGGACCCGGGGGCCTTCGAGCCCGGCACCGGATTCGCCGTCATCTACATCCCCAAGCTGGACGTGCGGGCGCCCATCGCGGAGAGCGTGGACAAGGAGGCGGTGCTCGACCGCGGACTGGTCGGCCACTACACCGCGCCGCTGGAGAGCGCCATGCCGTGGGACGAGGAGGGCAACTTCGCCCTGGCGGGCCACCGCAACACCCACGGCGAGCCGTTCCGCTACATCAACCAGCTGCAGCCCGGTGACGAGATCGTCGTCGAGACGGCCACCACGTACTACGTCTACGAGATGACGAGCATGCTGCCGCAGACCTCGCCGAGCGACATCGGGGTCATCGACCCGATCCCGCCCAAGTCGGGCTTCACCGAGCCCGGACGCTACATCACCCTCACCACCTGCACCCCGGAGTTCACCTCGACCTACCGGCTCATCGTGTGGGGCAAGATGGTCGAGGAACGGCCCCGCGAGGAGGGCAAGCCCGACGCGCTGTTGGGCGGGTAG
- a CDS encoding DUF881 domain-containing protein, translating into MGKSRRTRARTVALRAATALVFALAGFLFQVSSSTAAGTDLRNDGALLRMSDLVRHEDERNEELESRIAEVSAQVDELSARQGGEAGREEELDRLERLAGARELAGAALTVTLDDAPVDARPLLPGVPDPRPNDLVVHQQDIQAVVNALWAGGAEGVQVMDQRLISTSAVRCVGNTLILQGRVYSPPYVITAVGDPARLRDALETTPAIRTYREYVDAYGLGWQVSEGEATLPAYSGPMELTATERVDGRERDATDAPLGTD; encoded by the coding sequence TTGGGGAAATCACGGAGAACGCGCGCCCGCACCGTCGCGCTGCGCGCCGCCACGGCCCTCGTCTTCGCCCTGGCGGGCTTCCTGTTCCAGGTGAGCTCCAGCACCGCGGCCGGCACCGACCTGCGCAACGACGGCGCCCTGCTGCGCATGTCCGACCTGGTCAGGCACGAGGACGAGCGCAACGAGGAGCTGGAGTCGCGCATCGCCGAGGTGAGCGCGCAGGTGGACGAGCTCAGCGCGCGGCAGGGCGGCGAGGCCGGCCGCGAGGAGGAACTGGACCGCCTGGAGAGGCTGGCCGGGGCCCGGGAACTGGCCGGCGCCGCCCTCACCGTGACCCTGGACGACGCCCCGGTGGACGCCCGGCCCCTGCTGCCCGGCGTGCCCGACCCCCGGCCCAACGACCTCGTCGTGCACCAGCAGGACATCCAGGCCGTGGTCAACGCGCTGTGGGCGGGCGGCGCCGAGGGCGTCCAGGTCATGGACCAGCGGCTCATCTCAACCAGCGCGGTGCGCTGCGTCGGCAACACCCTGATCCTCCAGGGCCGGGTGTACTCCCCGCCCTACGTGATCACCGCCGTCGGCGACCCCGCCCGGCTGCGCGACGCCCTGGAGACCACCCCCGCGATCCGCACCTACCGGGAGTACGTGGACGCCTACGGCCTCGGCTGGCAGGTCAGCGAGGGAGAGGCCACCCTGCCCGCCTACTCCGGCCCGATGGAGCTCACCGCCACCGAGCGCGTGGACGGTCGTGAGCGCGACGCCACGGACGCTCCGCTCGGCACGGACTAG
- a CDS encoding peptidoglycan D,D-transpeptidase FtsI family protein, with translation MNKPLRHIAVFCMVLIGALLLRANWVGFVNASEYRDHPGNKRIDIARYSIPRGDIIVGGEPVTGAEETDDDLYLYKRTYTDGELYAPVTGYSSQVFGENMLEGVYDDFLSGDDERLFLDNALDVLTGEEQRGGSVRTTIDPAVQQAAFEAMGNKKGAAVALDPTTGAILGLVSTPSYDPNTIAGRATDTDGEAWAALNSDENEPMLNRALRETYPPGSTFKVVTAAAALENGLIDDINAETDSPFPWAPPTSTNELENIEGIPCENQTLKLSLRYSCNTVFGKIGSDLGVEEMTEQARKFGFNAEEDLTVPIRTEGSVFPDYADQAQTAIASIGQFDTRATPLQMAMVAAAVANDGVLMKPYLVDQLVAPDLSVIEQTRAEEYSEAMSPETAQKLQEMMVDVVENGGGRNAQIPGLTVGGKTGTAQHGENNESTPYAWFISYAENEAGEQVAVAVVVEDSDAARGDISGGGLAAPVAQAMMEAALQQ, from the coding sequence ATGAACAAACCGCTGCGGCACATCGCGGTCTTCTGCATGGTGCTGATAGGCGCCCTGCTGCTCCGCGCCAACTGGGTCGGATTCGTCAACGCCTCCGAGTACCGCGACCACCCCGGCAACAAACGGATCGACATCGCCCGCTACTCCATCCCGCGCGGGGACATCATCGTCGGTGGCGAGCCGGTCACCGGGGCGGAGGAGACCGACGACGATCTCTACCTCTACAAGCGCACCTACACCGACGGCGAGCTCTACGCCCCGGTCACCGGCTACTCCTCGCAGGTATTCGGCGAGAACATGCTGGAGGGCGTGTACGACGACTTCCTCTCCGGAGACGACGAGCGGCTGTTCCTGGACAACGCGCTCGACGTGCTCACCGGCGAGGAGCAGCGCGGCGGCTCCGTCCGGACCACCATCGACCCGGCCGTGCAGCAGGCCGCCTTCGAGGCCATGGGCAACAAGAAGGGCGCGGCCGTGGCCCTGGACCCGACCACCGGCGCCATCCTCGGCCTGGTCTCCACCCCCTCCTACGACCCCAACACCATCGCCGGGCGTGCCACGGACACCGACGGCGAGGCGTGGGCGGCCCTGAACAGCGACGAGAACGAGCCGATGCTCAACCGGGCGCTGCGCGAGACCTACCCGCCCGGTTCCACCTTCAAGGTGGTCACCGCCGCGGCGGCGCTGGAGAACGGCCTGATCGACGACATCAACGCCGAGACCGACTCGCCGTTCCCCTGGGCGCCCCCGACCAGCACCAACGAGCTGGAGAACATCGAGGGCATCCCCTGCGAGAACCAGACGCTGAAGCTGTCGCTGCGCTACTCCTGCAACACCGTCTTCGGCAAGATCGGCTCCGACCTCGGCGTCGAGGAGATGACCGAGCAGGCGCGGAAGTTCGGCTTCAACGCCGAGGAGGACCTGACGGTGCCGATCCGCACCGAGGGCAGCGTCTTCCCGGACTACGCCGACCAGGCGCAGACCGCGATCGCCTCCATCGGCCAGTTCGACACCCGCGCCACCCCGCTGCAGATGGCGATGGTGGCCGCGGCGGTGGCCAACGACGGCGTGCTGATGAAGCCGTACCTGGTGGACCAGTTGGTCGCCCCGGACCTGTCGGTGATCGAGCAGACCAGGGCCGAGGAGTACTCCGAGGCGATGAGCCCGGAGACCGCGCAGAAGCTCCAGGAGATGATGGTCGACGTCGTGGAGAACGGCGGTGGCCGCAACGCGCAGATCCCCGGCCTCACCGTCGGCGGCAAGACCGGTACCGCCCAGCACGGCGAGAACAACGAGTCCACCCCCTACGCGTGGTTCATCTCCTACGCGGAGAACGAGGCCGGCGAGCAGGTCGCGGTTGCCGTGGTCGTCGAGGACAGCGACGCCGCCCGGGGCGACATCTCCGGTGGCGGCCTGGCCGCCCCGGTGGCCCAGGCCATGATGGAGGCCGCGCTCCAGCAGTGA
- the pknB gene encoding Stk1 family PASTA domain-containing Ser/Thr kinase: MEEPRRLGGRYELGSVLGRGGMAEVYLGHDIRLGRTVAVKTLRADLARDPSFQARFRREAQSAASLNHPAIVAVYDTGEDYVDGVSIPYIVMEYVDGSTLRELLHSGRRLLPERALEMTAGVLQALEYSHRSGIVHRDIKPANVMLTRNGTVKVMDFGIARAMGDQGMTMTQTAAVIGTAQYLSPEQAKGETVDARSDLYSTGCLLYELLAMRPPFIGDSPVAVAYQHVREEPQPPSAFDPEITPEMDAIVLKALAKDRDYRYQSADEMRADIERALDGLPVEAAAAMVGGGYDEYGNYYDQPQAAAATAVAPAAHHAAPAASPGGPGTAVMPPIEDAGDGYGGRRADRRSSGGGRNGNTSVILLVIAAVVVLGGAFFIGQNIFSGGGDDEERTVAVPNLVGQTFEEAQQSAQSVQLTVTNGGEEACEDQDPGRICSQTPTADSQLALNGAITVMISTGPAEVQIPESIVGKSVEDAEAELEELGFDVERETTINDSAEPGTVLSADPPAGSSLAPGETVTLQVADQSPTVAVPNVVGMTSAEASAAITEAGLQVQFGTAEVTPGQGNDVVIRQDIPPNSQVARDQMVTLVATPIDNEAQVQQQQQQQPSQSPTPPDPGQENAGQDGGGQDGGIDWGDFPWPDGGTENGGNGNGNGGGEGGD, translated from the coding sequence ATGGAAGAGCCGCGTCGCCTCGGCGGCCGGTACGAGCTTGGCTCCGTGCTGGGACGCGGAGGCATGGCCGAGGTGTACCTCGGCCACGACATCAGGCTCGGCCGAACCGTGGCCGTGAAGACGCTCCGGGCCGACCTGGCCCGGGACCCGTCGTTCCAGGCCCGCTTCCGCCGTGAGGCACAGTCGGCGGCCTCCCTGAACCACCCGGCGATCGTCGCGGTGTACGACACGGGCGAGGACTACGTCGACGGGGTCTCCATCCCCTACATCGTCATGGAGTACGTCGACGGCTCCACGCTGCGCGAGCTGCTGCACTCCGGGCGCCGGCTGCTGCCGGAGCGCGCGCTGGAGATGACCGCGGGCGTGCTGCAGGCCCTGGAGTACTCGCACCGCAGCGGCATCGTGCACCGCGACATCAAGCCGGCGAACGTCATGCTGACCCGCAACGGCACGGTCAAGGTCATGGACTTCGGCATCGCCCGGGCCATGGGTGACCAGGGCATGACGATGACGCAGACCGCCGCGGTGATCGGCACCGCCCAGTACCTGTCGCCGGAGCAGGCCAAGGGCGAGACCGTCGACGCGCGCTCCGACCTGTACTCCACCGGCTGCCTGCTCTACGAGCTGCTGGCGATGCGGCCCCCGTTCATCGGCGACTCGCCGGTCGCGGTGGCCTACCAGCACGTGCGGGAGGAGCCGCAGCCGCCGTCGGCGTTCGACCCGGAGATCACTCCGGAGATGGACGCCATCGTGCTCAAGGCGCTGGCCAAGGACCGCGACTACCGCTACCAGAGCGCGGACGAGATGCGCGCCGACATCGAGCGGGCCCTGGACGGCCTGCCGGTGGAGGCGGCGGCCGCGATGGTCGGCGGCGGGTACGACGAGTACGGCAACTACTACGACCAGCCGCAGGCCGCCGCCGCCACGGCGGTCGCCCCGGCCGCGCACCACGCCGCGCCCGCCGCCTCCCCCGGCGGCCCCGGCACGGCGGTGATGCCGCCGATCGAGGACGCCGGCGACGGCTACGGCGGGCGCCGGGCCGACCGGCGCTCCTCCGGCGGCGGCCGGAACGGCAACACCTCCGTCATCCTGCTGGTCATCGCCGCCGTGGTGGTGCTCGGCGGGGCCTTCTTCATCGGCCAGAACATCTTCAGCGGGGGCGGCGACGACGAGGAGCGGACCGTCGCGGTGCCGAACCTGGTCGGCCAGACCTTCGAGGAGGCCCAGCAGTCCGCGCAGTCCGTCCAGCTGACCGTCACCAACGGCGGCGAGGAGGCCTGCGAGGACCAGGACCCGGGCAGGATCTGCTCGCAGACGCCCACCGCGGACTCCCAGCTGGCGCTGAACGGCGCGATCACGGTGATGATCTCCACCGGCCCGGCCGAGGTGCAGATCCCCGAGAGCATCGTGGGCAAGAGCGTCGAGGACGCCGAGGCGGAGCTGGAGGAGCTCGGCTTCGACGTCGAGCGGGAGACGACGATCAACGACAGCGCGGAACCGGGCACGGTGCTGTCCGCCGACCCGCCGGCGGGTTCCTCGCTGGCGCCGGGGGAGACGGTCACCCTCCAGGTGGCCGACCAGTCGCCGACGGTCGCCGTGCCGAACGTGGTCGGCATGACGTCGGCCGAGGCGTCGGCGGCGATCACCGAGGCCGGGCTCCAGGTCCAGTTCGGCACCGCCGAGGTGACGCCGGGCCAGGGCAACGACGTGGTGATCCGGCAGGACATCCCGCCGAACTCCCAGGTGGCCCGCGACCAGATGGTCACCCTGGTGGCGACGCCGATAGACAACGAGGCGCAGGTCCAGCAGCAGCAACAGCAGCAGCCCTCGCAGTCGCCGACCCCGCCCGACCCCGGCCAGGAGAACGCCGGTCAGGACGGCGGCGGCCAGGACGGCGGGATCGACTGGGGCGACTTCCCCTGGCCCGACGGCGGTACCGAGAACGGTGGCAACGGCAACGGGAACGGCGGCGGCGAGGGCGGCGACTGA